From the Lathyrus oleraceus cultivar Zhongwan6 chromosome 4, CAAS_Psat_ZW6_1.0, whole genome shotgun sequence genome, one window contains:
- the LOC127076325 gene encoding 60S ribosomal protein L18a-like protein, which produces MDTTNEIKGDYAPLRDPEHPQLGRFDKPLPCFGCGIGWFSFLLGFVCPLTWYYATILYFGNYYHKDPRERAGLAASAIAALICTITVVITIAVIFL; this is translated from the exons ATGGATACAACTAACGAAATAAAGGGCGATTATGCCCCCCTCAGAGATCCAGAGCACCCACAATTGGGAAGATTTGACAAGCCACTTCCATGTTTTGGCTGCGGTATTGGATGGTTCTC TTTTCTGCTAGGATTTGTATGCCCATTGACGTGGTATTATGCTACAATTCTCTACTTTGGAAATTACTATCATAAGGATCCAAGGGAACGTGCTGGACTCGCCGCATCTGCAATTGCT GCTCTAATCTGCACAATTACTGTGGTGATAACAATAGCTGTTATCTTCTTGTAA